A single region of the Novosphingobium sp. genome encodes:
- a CDS encoding histone deacetylase yields MLHVVHHPGYVVATDSPGTFPHDKYALVMRALGESGAAMTVHVPEIMPRAWLEAVHDPTYVEEVVTCKVPAEKQRRIGFAIDERISRRSQLSPGGTWLAAKLALRHGYAANSAGGSHHALAETGAGYCVFNDLAVAANRLIAEGDASRILILDLDVHQGDGTAALTAGRGDVFTLSLHAEKNFPARKARSSLDIALPDLTGDAAYLEALSGCLPGVLDHFVPDLILLQGGVDAHRDDRLGRLALTDDGLAARDHMVSSQARLRGIPLASTLGGGYGPDREAVALRHARTILTLAAPFG; encoded by the coding sequence ATGCTGCATGTCGTCCACCATCCGGGCTATGTTGTCGCCACCGACAGCCCCGGCACCTTTCCGCATGACAAATATGCTCTGGTCATGCGCGCGCTGGGCGAAAGCGGCGCGGCGATGACGGTGCATGTGCCCGAGATCATGCCCAGAGCCTGGCTCGAGGCGGTCCATGATCCGACCTATGTCGAGGAGGTCGTCACCTGCAAGGTTCCCGCTGAAAAACAACGCAGGATCGGCTTCGCGATCGACGAGCGGATTTCGCGCAGATCGCAACTGTCGCCGGGCGGAACATGGCTGGCGGCAAAGCTGGCGTTGCGGCACGGCTATGCCGCCAACAGCGCGGGCGGCAGCCACCATGCTCTGGCGGAGACCGGGGCAGGATACTGTGTTTTCAACGATCTGGCGGTCGCTGCCAACAGGTTGATCGCAGAGGGAGATGCCTCACGCATCCTGATTTTGGATCTCGACGTGCATCAGGGCGATGGGACCGCAGCACTCACGGCAGGGCGTGGCGACGTTTTCACGCTGTCCCTGCACGCCGAGAAGAATTTTCCCGCGCGAAAGGCGCGTTCGTCGCTGGACATCGCCTTGCCCGACCTGACAGGCGACGCCGCTTACCTCGAAGCGCTGAGTGGCTGCCTGCCCGGTGTTCTCGACCATTTTGTGCCGGACCTCATCCTTCTGCAGGGCGGTGTCGATGCCCATAGGGACGACCGCCTGGGGCGGTTGGCCCTCACCGATGACGGGCTTGCGGCACGCGATCACATGGTGTCGTCGCAGGCGCGGCTTCGAGGGATACCGCTGGCGAGCACGCTGGGCGGGGGATATGGCCCGGACCGGGAGGCGGTGGCCTTGAGACATGCCCGCACGATCCTGACGCTGGCTGCCCCGTTCGGCTAG
- a CDS encoding S9 family peptidase has product MRLPACVLLAATMLASPVQSQTTPQAAPQAAPEPIHGYDGLALAPKGDRLAAVEPAGKDHSAIVLRAATDGHVLTTLDPCGTCTYAGLSFAQDGALAFVARDRAKGTSSLMLAQDGQLRTLATIAGLAATPRFSPDGQRVALLVTLGASKETGATQAGARQVGEIGDKSDEQRLALFDRKASLASADIRPLTPADRYIYEYDWAPDGRSLVVTSAVGNGDNNWWVATLDAVDAATGALRTIAKPATQINMPRVSPDGKTVAFIGGVMSDFGSIGGDVWTVALAGGTPANRTAGDKATVNAIDWTTGGLRGTRLAGDSAQLVSWGATGPAKVLWSAPVSLGAGDGRAVWSADGSHVASVRQDFTHGPAILAGTATAPRILTHDNDRLPALARARSVTWTNDGFTVQGWVLAPLTAENAAKAPMVTIVHGGPAAANEPRYVQKGTVADLLAKGYYVFYPNPRGSYGQGEAFTAANRRDFGGGDLRDILTGIDAVEKIAPIDDSRLGLTGGSYGGFMSMWANTQTSRFKAIVAAAGLSNWISYYGTNGIDQWMLPFFGKTMYDDPAAYRAASAIDFIKQAKTPTFIYVGERDIEVPPTQSVEYWHALHDLGVPTSLVIYPDEGHRLRQPAHIKDAAARTVAWFDTYLAAGKP; this is encoded by the coding sequence ATGCGCCTTCCCGCCTGCGTGCTTCTGGCCGCCACCATGCTGGCCTCTCCTGTCCAGTCTCAAACCACGCCGCAAGCCGCGCCCCAGGCCGCCCCGGAGCCCATCCACGGCTATGACGGGCTGGCTCTCGCGCCGAAGGGAGATCGTCTGGCCGCAGTGGAACCGGCGGGCAAGGATCATTCCGCCATCGTCCTGCGCGCCGCGACGGATGGCCATGTGCTGACCACGCTCGATCCTTGCGGCACCTGCACCTATGCTGGCCTGAGCTTTGCGCAGGATGGCGCTCTGGCCTTTGTTGCGCGCGACCGTGCCAAGGGAACCTCCAGCCTGATGCTGGCGCAGGACGGCCAGCTCCGCACGCTGGCCACCATTGCCGGACTTGCGGCCACGCCACGCTTCTCGCCCGATGGCCAGCGCGTGGCGCTGCTGGTGACTCTGGGTGCATCAAAGGAAACCGGGGCGACACAGGCCGGAGCCCGGCAGGTGGGCGAGATCGGCGACAAGAGTGACGAACAGCGTCTGGCGCTTTTCGACCGCAAGGCCAGCCTCGCCAGCGCCGATATCAGGCCGCTGACCCCTGCCGACCGCTACATCTATGAATATGACTGGGCGCCTGACGGGCGCAGCCTGGTCGTCACCAGCGCGGTGGGCAATGGCGACAACAACTGGTGGGTGGCCACGCTGGACGCGGTGGATGCCGCCACCGGCGCCCTGCGCACCATCGCCAAGCCCGCCACCCAGATCAACATGCCCCGCGTCTCCCCGGACGGCAAAACCGTGGCCTTCATCGGCGGCGTGATGAGCGATTTCGGCTCGATCGGCGGTGATGTCTGGACCGTGGCTCTGGCCGGCGGCACGCCCGCCAACCGCACGGCGGGCGACAAGGCCACCGTCAACGCGATCGACTGGACCACGGGCGGCCTGCGCGGCACCCGCCTTGCCGGTGACAGCGCGCAACTGGTGTCGTGGGGGGCAACCGGCCCCGCGAAGGTCCTGTGGAGCGCCCCGGTGAGCCTTGGCGCCGGCGATGGCCGTGCCGTGTGGTCGGCCGATGGGAGCCATGTGGCCAGCGTGCGGCAGGATTTCACCCATGGCCCCGCCATTCTGGCAGGCACCGCCACTGCCCCGCGCATCCTCACCCATGACAATGACAGGCTGCCCGCCCTTGCCCGCGCGCGCAGCGTGACATGGACCAATGATGGCTTCACCGTGCAGGGCTGGGTTCTGGCGCCGCTCACCGCTGAAAACGCGGCCAAGGCGCCGATGGTGACGATCGTCCACGGCGGCCCCGCGGCGGCCAACGAACCGCGCTATGTGCAAAAGGGCACCGTGGCGGATCTGCTGGCCAAGGGCTATTACGTCTTCTACCCCAATCCGCGCGGATCCTATGGGCAGGGTGAGGCCTTCACTGCTGCCAACCGGCGTGACTTCGGCGGCGGCGACTTGCGCGACATCCTGACGGGCATCGATGCGGTGGAGAAGATCGCCCCCATCGACGACAGCCGCCTTGGCCTGACCGGGGGCAGCTATGGCGGCTTCATGTCGATGTGGGCGAACACGCAGACCAGCCGCTTCAAGGCCATCGTCGCGGCGGCGGGCCTGTCGAACTGGATCAGCTATTACGGCACCAACGGGATCGACCAGTGGATGCTGCCCTTCTTCGGCAAGACCATGTATGACGATCCGGCCGCCTATCGCGCGGCTTCGGCCATCGACTTCATCAAGCAGGCGAAGACCCCCACCTTCATCTATGTGGGCGAGCGCGATATCGAGGTGCCGCCCACGCAGTCGGTGGAATATTGGCACGCGCTCCATGATCTGGGCGTGCCGACCAGCCTGGTGATCTACCCGGACGAAGGCCACCGCCTGCGCCAGCCCGCCCATATCAAGGATGCCGCCGCCCGCACCGTCGCCTGGTTCGACACTTATCTGGCTGCTGGCAAGCCCTGA
- a CDS encoding ATP-binding protein: MKGRLFWKIFTAFCCVFFGQLGVLWTLFIVIERHHPYWANDLERYAAPRLEQMAAAIITHEGPQAIPVALTGGANPTLVVAADGAAPPPGAQATTAQATAPDGRHWRIFYRLPRKFNKGGITPPLIFYISGILSGLIFAAILGLYLALPIRALREGLERFARGDLGVRLAARMGRRRDEIADLARDFDGMAEKVEQLVLSRSQLIDDMSHELRSPLARLQLAIALARQKPEGAVTALDRIEQEARRLDAMAGSLLTLSRLESASAPLEHFVHLRSLIEDILADVRFESEAKNVRIDLFCHASMPEGFHADVAGDAELLRRAFENVLRNALRFSPRNGTIRVTLSEEADRIVVQIEDEGPGVPPEQLSRLFEPFHRGEGETGGFGLGLAIARRAVVVHDGMIVLKNRLPVGFQVGITLPARWEEAAPEGESEHNSQDVPPGTHSARPA; this comes from the coding sequence ATGAAGGGCAGGCTGTTCTGGAAGATCTTCACCGCCTTTTGCTGCGTCTTTTTCGGGCAATTGGGTGTGCTGTGGACGCTGTTCATCGTCATCGAACGCCACCATCCCTATTGGGCCAACGATCTGGAGCGCTATGCCGCCCCGCGTCTGGAACAGATGGCCGCCGCCATCATCACCCATGAGGGCCCCCAGGCCATCCCGGTCGCTCTGACCGGGGGCGCCAATCCCACGCTGGTCGTGGCCGCCGATGGCGCTGCGCCTCCCCCCGGCGCCCAGGCCACCACCGCGCAGGCGACCGCGCCCGATGGCCGCCATTGGCGCATCTTTTACCGCCTGCCACGCAAATTCAACAAGGGCGGCATCACCCCGCCGCTGATCTTCTACATCAGCGGCATCCTGTCGGGCCTGATCTTCGCGGCCATTCTGGGCCTCTATCTCGCGCTGCCGATCCGGGCCCTGCGTGAGGGGCTGGAGCGCTTTGCGCGCGGCGATCTGGGGGTGCGTCTGGCCGCGCGCATGGGGCGCCGCCGCGACGAGATCGCGGATCTCGCCCGCGATTTCGACGGCATGGCCGAAAAGGTCGAGCAGCTTGTGCTGTCGCGCAGCCAGCTCATCGATGACATGTCGCATGAATTGCGATCGCCGCTCGCCCGCCTGCAACTGGCCATCGCCCTGGCCCGGCAAAAGCCCGAGGGCGCGGTGACCGCCCTCGACCGCATCGAGCAGGAAGCGCGGCGGCTGGATGCGATGGCCGGCAGTCTGCTCACCCTGTCGCGGCTGGAAAGCGCCAGCGCTCCGCTGGAGCATTTCGTCCATCTGCGTTCGCTGATCGAAGACATTCTGGCCGACGTCCGCTTTGAAAGCGAAGCGAAAAATGTGCGGATCGACCTCTTTTGCCACGCCAGCATGCCGGAGGGCTTTCACGCAGATGTCGCGGGCGATGCCGAATTGCTGCGACGTGCTTTCGAAAATGTGTTGCGCAATGCGCTGCGTTTCTCACCCCGGAACGGCACGATCCGGGTCACCCTGTCCGAGGAAGCCGACCGGATCGTTGTCCAGATCGAGGATGAGGGGCCCGGCGTGCCTCCCGAGCAGCTTTCGCGCCTGTTCGAGCCCTTCCATCGGGGCGAGGGCGAGACGGGTGGCTTCGGGCTGGGTCTGGCCATCGCCAGGCGCGCGGTGGTCGTCCATGACGGGATGATCGTCCTGAAAAACCGGCTGCCTGTCGGCTTCCAGGTGGGCATCACCCTGCCGGCGCGCTGGGAAGAGGCGGCGCCCGAGGGAGAGTCCGAGCACAACAGCCAGGATGTTCCGCCGGGCACGCACAGCGCGCGCCCGGCCTGA
- a CDS encoding response regulator transcription factor, with protein sequence MNTPAFNILLVDDDAALTQMLAEYLEGEGFACRAVHTLPDGREAALSGHYDAVILDVMLPGGNGIDLLRAIRGTSDVPVIMLTAKSNDTERVIGLELGADDYVAKPYFPPELVARLRAVLRRPARRAASGDHLRLGALALDAARRWAGWEGMALELTATEFNLLEILLRGGERVSTKDELSLRLLGRRRESYDRSIDVHISNLRQKLERASRERLRIATVRGIGWRLEVAP encoded by the coding sequence ATGAACACGCCTGCCTTCAACATTCTGCTGGTCGATGACGATGCCGCCCTCACCCAGATGCTCGCCGAATATCTGGAGGGGGAAGGCTTTGCCTGCCGCGCCGTGCACACCCTGCCCGATGGACGCGAGGCGGCGCTCTCGGGCCATTATGACGCGGTGATCCTCGATGTGATGCTGCCGGGGGGCAATGGCATCGACCTGCTGCGCGCGATAAGGGGGACGAGCGACGTGCCCGTCATCATGCTGACCGCCAAGAGCAACGACACCGAACGCGTCATCGGGCTGGAGCTGGGCGCGGATGATTATGTCGCCAAACCCTATTTCCCGCCCGAACTGGTGGCGCGGCTGCGCGCCGTGCTGCGCCGCCCGGCGCGGCGGGCGGCCAGCGGCGACCATCTGCGGCTCGGCGCTCTGGCGCTGGATGCCGCGCGGCGCTGGGCCGGGTGGGAGGGCATGGCCCTGGAACTGACCGCGACCGAGTTCAACCTGCTGGAAATCCTGCTGCGCGGGGGCGAGCGCGTCTCGACCAAGGACGAGCTGTCGCTGCGCCTGCTGGGACGGCGGCGGGAAAGCTATGACCGCTCGATCGACGTTCATATTTCCAATCTGCGGCAAAAGCTGGAACGCGCCAGCCGCGAACGCCTGCGCATCGCCACGGTGCGCGGCATCGGCTGGCGGCTGGAGGTGGCACCATGA
- a CDS encoding TolC family protein: MRRHSLSLTLPALLLPALLLAGCAATSVSRPDLRLPERFTADTRGQDAQPAAAQALDRWWLLFSDSQLTALEDEALAHAPDARSALAVLDEARATRSKALLAYDVQGNASGSITRGQTSISGNSAFQMAPSGQTTTTAGSFSPSWELDLFGRRGAARQAADADLVTATFTYHAALQSLTAQVASNLFEARGLSLQLAEARDSLRVARELAEIGVRKARAGIGADVDADSLIADRATAQANVVQLEAQLAVSRQTLLVLLGRAGAAPESLPVDGALGPPPDVPQTTPATLLVRRPDVMQAEARLRSAMGTLRLDSLALLPKINLQASTSISAIAGPAGYTTSLWSLAAGVAMPVFDRARLLGEVRAQRARAEQAAIAYEKAVQTGFGEAQNQLATYAADRARLGLLIEAEARARHAFDGQNAGYRAGVVDLTALLTAERTWRSSRNALSMLRATTLSDGVNVFRALGGGWTPLDPNHPVTSFPDHRP, encoded by the coding sequence ATGCGACGCCATTCCCTTTCCCTGACGCTGCCGGCCCTGCTTCTGCCTGCCCTGCTACTGGCCGGTTGCGCGGCGACCTCGGTGTCCCGGCCCGATCTGCGCCTGCCCGAGCGCTTCACCGCCGACACGCGCGGGCAGGATGCCCAGCCTGCCGCGGCGCAGGCGCTGGACCGCTGGTGGCTGCTGTTCTCCGATTCCCAACTGACCGCGTTGGAGGATGAGGCGCTGGCCCATGCCCCCGATGCGCGCTCGGCGCTGGCCGTGCTGGATGAGGCGCGGGCGACGCGCTCGAAGGCCTTGCTGGCCTATGATGTGCAGGGCAATGCCTCGGGCTCGATCACGCGCGGCCAGACCTCGATCAGCGGCAACAGCGCGTTCCAGATGGCGCCCTCGGGGCAGACCACCACCACGGCGGGCAGCTTTTCGCCCTCATGGGAGCTTGATCTGTTCGGTCGCCGGGGGGCGGCGCGTCAGGCCGCCGATGCCGATCTGGTGACGGCGACCTTCACCTATCATGCCGCCTTGCAGAGCCTGACCGCGCAGGTGGCCTCCAATCTGTTCGAAGCGCGCGGCCTCTCGCTGCAACTGGCCGAGGCGCGTGACAGTCTGCGTGTGGCGCGTGAACTGGCCGAGATCGGCGTGCGCAAGGCCAGGGCGGGGATCGGCGCCGATGTCGATGCCGACAGCCTGATCGCCGACCGCGCCACGGCGCAGGCCAATGTCGTCCAGCTTGAGGCGCAACTGGCCGTCTCGCGCCAGACCTTGCTGGTGCTGCTGGGCCGGGCCGGGGCCGCGCCCGAAAGCCTGCCGGTGGATGGCGCGCTGGGGCCGCCGCCCGATGTGCCGCAGACCACGCCCGCCACGCTGCTGGTGCGCCGCCCCGATGTGATGCAGGCCGAGGCCCGGTTGCGCTCGGCCATGGGCACGCTGCGGCTGGATTCGCTGGCCCTGTTGCCCAAGATCAACCTGCAGGCCTCCACCAGCATCAGCGCCATTGCCGGCCCGGCGGGTTACACCACCTCGCTGTGGTCACTGGCCGCCGGCGTGGCCATGCCGGTGTTCGACCGCGCCCGCCTGCTGGGCGAGGTGCGCGCCCAGCGCGCCCGCGCCGAGCAGGCCGCCATCGCCTATGAAAAGGCGGTGCAGACCGGCTTTGGCGAGGCGCAGAACCAGTTGGCCACCTATGCCGCCGACCGCGCACGCCTTGGCCTGCTGATCGAGGCGGAGGCGCGCGCCCGCCACGCCTTCGACGGCCAGAACGCCGGTTATCGCGCCGGTGTCGTCGATCTCACCGCGCTGCTCACCGCCGAGCGCACATGGCGCTCCAGCCGCAATGCGCTCTCGATGCTGCGCGCCACCACGCTGAGCGACGGGGTCAATGTCTTCCGCGCGCTGGGCGGCGGCTGGACCCCGCTCGACCCGAACCATCCCGTGACATCTTTTCCGGATCACAGACCATGA
- a CDS encoding efflux RND transporter periplasmic adaptor subunit, with translation MTARPLFLVALIALAACHKAEAPPPGADTPRAVPFAAVVRQPLGTGIDVSGRLVAREEAAVSSQLSGYLVARVAVDQDALVQAGQPLAYLDETLLRSDIAQNRAAVAQSRVAAEKANQEASRVSALDHTGVLSDEAIAQRRLAARTAQAQVDQSQAQLSAQLVRQGLMVVRAPVAGRVLTRTVRPGDVASPSTVMFTLARDDRSELDAEIPEELLGAVHPGDHARVRLASGRWVEGTVRLVAAQVDAQTRLGRARILLPVDREIRPGGYARAEMAGPPVPVLAVPEAAVSYDGNGASVTVIEAGDKVRRVAVKTGRRGGGMIELTQGPQAGVRVLTGSQDFVLDGEKVQPVAQKGR, from the coding sequence ATGACCGCCCGTCCGCTCTTTCTTGTCGCCCTTATCGCTCTTGCCGCCTGCCACAAGGCCGAGGCGCCGCCGCCCGGCGCCGATACGCCGCGCGCGGTGCCCTTCGCCGCCGTGGTCCGCCAACCGCTGGGCACCGGCATCGATGTGTCGGGCCGCCTTGTCGCGCGTGAGGAAGCGGCGGTGTCGAGCCAGCTTTCGGGCTATCTGGTGGCGCGGGTGGCGGTCGATCAGGATGCGCTGGTGCAGGCCGGGCAACCGCTGGCCTATCTCGATGAGACGCTGCTGCGTTCCGATATCGCGCAGAATCGGGCCGCCGTCGCCCAGTCGCGTGTGGCCGCCGAAAAGGCCAATCAGGAGGCCTCGCGCGTCTCGGCGCTCGACCATACCGGCGTGCTGTCGGACGAAGCCATCGCCCAGCGCCGCCTTGCCGCGCGCACGGCACAGGCACAGGTCGACCAGTCGCAGGCGCAATTGTCCGCCCAATTGGTGAGGCAGGGGCTGATGGTGGTGCGCGCGCCGGTGGCGGGGCGGGTGCTGACCCGCACGGTGCGGCCCGGTGACGTGGCCTCGCCCTCGACGGTGATGTTCACGCTGGCACGCGATGACCGCAGCGAACTGGATGCCGAAATTCCCGAGGAGCTGCTGGGCGCCGTCCATCCGGGCGATCATGCGCGGGTGCGCCTTGCCTCGGGCCGCTGGGTGGAGGGCACGGTGCGCCTCGTCGCCGCGCAGGTCGATGCGCAGACGCGGCTGGGCCGTGCGCGCATCCTGCTGCCGGTGGATCGCGAGATCCGTCCCGGCGGTTATGCCCGCGCCGAAATGGCCGGGCCCCCGGTGCCGGTGTTGGCCGTGCCGGAGGCGGCGGTCTCCTATGACGGCAATGGCGCCTCGGTGACGGTGATCGAGGCGGGCGACAAGGTCCGCCGTGTGGCCGTCAAGACCGGGCGGCGCGGCGGCGGCATGATCGAACTGACCCAGGGACCGCAGGCCGGTGTGCGTGTGCTGACCGGATCGCAGGACTTCGTGCTGGACGGCGAGAAGGTCCAGCCCGTGGCGCAGAAGGGGCGTTGA
- a CDS encoding efflux RND transporter permease subunit: MKISAWAIRHPIPVAVIMIALTLAGIWSYLLLPIKRFPNVEFPVVSVSVTQQGAAPSEMEQQITRPIEDALTGIAGLRHTSSTVTLGASSTSAEFEIGTDMQKAVEDVRTAVERTRATLPQGIDAPSVTRVDMSSAPILTYAVSAPGVSAVDLSWFVDDTVARALQAQRGVAQVKRIGGVSREINITLDPDRMTAHGVTAYAINTALAQFHRDDTGGRSEAGGREQTIRVLGSSATMEQLRNLTIPLSATQYVRLGDLATITDSHAEERGFARLDGHPAIAFQVSKTTAASDVSVEDGVDRAIATLNGQNKGIAISKVVSTVSDTRASYLATVHVLIEGMVLAALVVFLFLRDWRATVIAALAMPLSLVPTFGAMVIFGFSLNVITLLGLTLVIGILVDDAIVEIENIQKRIEGGASPYRASLIGADAIGLAVVATTATIIVVFAPVSFMGGQSGQFFREFGLTVAVAVLFSLLVARFVTPLMAAYFLKPSTHSTPPHQLRGAYPKVLDWALARPKTTVGIGILVFVGALGIAATLPVGFQPTGDPGYFYLSMQGTAGSNHETMDRAVRDVTARLRKLPDVERVFAQVGSTSSGGGPGGGGGSSDLQTGTLSIVLKHDRSMTTDEFQRSITGLLRQVPEVRLNNQGGFGAAGVEVVLAGRDGDALARAQSALLRDMQGMKTTLDPRPAPPPSAPELIIRPLPDAAARLNVSSQAIAQVARIATIGDIDANVAKFPTIQQRLSIRVRLPRDARADLDQIGNLQVPTLDGKMTPLRTVAELSIASGPGQIQRYDRERRVSVQADLNGTTIGQALNEVATLPAMHHLPAGVHEARTGDSEALADLFGGIVGAMASGILMIYFVLVMLFHSFFKPVTILSALPLTMLGAFVALKVTGIAITLPVLIGMLMLLGLAAKNSILLVEFAIEDERAGQPQREAIMNACRERARPIVMTTVAMAAGMLPTALGIGEGSTFRQPMAIAVIGGLISSTMLSLVMVPVVYELIDNLEMRLRPRLAKFITPRAPGDDDPVLPEQVTLVSPTPDAL; the protein is encoded by the coding sequence ATGAAGATTTCCGCCTGGGCGATCCGCCATCCCATTCCCGTGGCCGTCATCATGATCGCGCTGACGCTGGCGGGGATCTGGTCCTATCTGCTGCTGCCGATCAAGCGTTTTCCCAATGTGGAATTCCCCGTCGTCTCGGTCTCCGTCACCCAGCAGGGCGCCGCGCCCAGCGAGATGGAGCAGCAGATCACCCGCCCCATCGAGGATGCGCTGACCGGTATTGCGGGCCTGCGTCACACCAGCTCGACCGTCACGCTGGGGGCTTCCAGCACCTCGGCCGAGTTCGAAATCGGCACCGATATGCAAAAGGCGGTGGAGGATGTGCGCACCGCCGTCGAGCGCACCCGCGCCACCCTGCCGCAGGGCATCGATGCGCCCAGCGTGACGCGGGTCGATATGTCTTCGGCGCCCATCCTGACCTATGCGGTCAGCGCGCCGGGGGTGAGCGCGGTCGATCTGTCATGGTTCGTGGACGATACGGTGGCGCGCGCCTTGCAGGCGCAGCGCGGCGTGGCGCAGGTGAAGCGGATCGGCGGCGTCAGCCGGGAAATCAACATCACCCTCGATCCCGACCGCATGACCGCCCATGGCGTCACGGCCTATGCGATCAACACCGCGCTGGCCCAGTTCCACCGCGACGACACCGGCGGCCGCTCCGAAGCGGGCGGGCGTGAGCAGACCATCCGCGTGCTGGGCTCCTCGGCGACGATGGAGCAGTTGCGCAATCTCACCATCCCGCTGAGCGCCACGCAATATGTGCGGCTGGGCGATCTGGCCACCATCACCGACAGCCATGCCGAGGAACGCGGCTTTGCCCGGCTCGACGGCCACCCCGCCATCGCCTTTCAGGTCAGCAAGACCACGGCGGCCAGCGACGTGTCGGTCGAAGACGGCGTCGACCGCGCCATCGCCACGCTGAACGGGCAGAACAAGGGGATCGCGATCAGCAAGGTGGTCTCCACCGTGTCGGACACGCGGGCCTCCTATCTGGCGACGGTGCATGTGCTGATCGAGGGCATGGTGCTGGCGGCGCTGGTGGTGTTCCTGTTCCTGCGCGACTGGCGCGCGACGGTGATCGCGGCCTTGGCGATGCCGCTGTCGCTGGTGCCGACCTTTGGCGCGATGGTGATCTTCGGTTTCAGCCTCAACGTCATCACCCTGCTGGGTCTGACCCTGGTGATCGGCATTCTGGTCGACGATGCCATCGTGGAAATCGAGAACATCCAGAAGCGCATCGAGGGCGGGGCGAGCCCCTATCGCGCCTCGCTGATCGGCGCGGACGCCATCGGCCTTGCCGTGGTGGCGACGACGGCGACGATCATCGTGGTCTTTGCGCCCGTGTCCTTCATGGGCGGCCAATCGGGGCAGTTCTTCCGCGAATTCGGCCTGACGGTGGCGGTGGCGGTGCTCTTTTCGCTGCTGGTGGCGCGTTTCGTCACCCCGCTGATGGCGGCCTACTTTCTCAAGCCTTCCACCCACAGCACGCCGCCGCATCAGTTGCGCGGGGCCTATCCCAAGGTGCTGGACTGGGCGCTGGCCCGGCCCAAGACGACGGTGGGGATCGGCATTCTGGTGTTCGTGGGCGCGCTGGGGATTGCCGCCACCCTGCCGGTGGGGTTCCAGCCGACGGGCGATCCGGGCTATTTCTACCTCTCGATGCAGGGCACCGCGGGCTCCAATCATGAGACCATGGACCGCGCCGTGCGCGACGTGACCGCGCGGTTGCGCAAGCTGCCCGATGTGGAGCGGGTCTTTGCGCAAGTGGGGTCCACCAGTTCGGGCGGCGGGCCCGGCGGGGGCGGCGGTTCCTCCGATCTGCAGACCGGCACGCTGAGCATCGTGCTGAAGCACGACCGTTCGATGACCACCGATGAGTTCCAGCGCTCGATCACCGGCCTGTTGCGGCAGGTGCCCGAAGTGCGGCTGAACAATCAGGGCGGTTTTGGCGCGGCGGGCGTGGAAGTGGTGCTGGCCGGGCGCGATGGTGACGCTCTGGCGCGCGCGCAGTCTGCCCTGCTGCGCGACATGCAGGGCATGAAGACCACATTGGACCCGCGCCCCGCGCCGCCGCCCTCCGCGCCCGAACTCATCATCCGGCCACTGCCCGATGCGGCGGCTCGGTTGAATGTGTCGTCGCAGGCGATTGCGCAGGTGGCGCGGATCGCGACGATTGGCGATATCGACGCCAATGTCGCCAAATTCCCGACGATTCAACAGCGCCTGTCGATCCGGGTGCGTCTGCCGCGTGACGCCCGCGCCGATCTCGACCAGATCGGCAATCTGCAGGTGCCCACGCTGGACGGCAAGATGACTCCGCTGCGCACGGTGGCCGAGCTGTCGATCGCGTCCGGCCCCGGCCAGATCCAGCGCTATGACCGCGAGCGGCGCGTGTCGGTGCAGGCCGATCTTAACGGCACCACCATCGGCCAGGCCCTGAACGAGGTGGCGACCCTGCCCGCCATGCATCACCTGCCCGCAGGCGTGCATGAGGCCCGCACCGGCGACAGCGAGGCGCTGGCCGATCTGTTCGGCGGCATCGTGGGGGCGATGGCCTCGGGCATTCTGATGATCTATTTCGTGCTGGTGATGCTGTTCCACAGCTTCTTCAAGCCGGTCACCATTCTCTCGGCCCTGCCGCTGACCATGCTGGGGGCCTTTGTGGCGCTCAAGGTGACGGGCATCGCGATCACCTTGCCGGTGCTGATCGGCATGTTGATGCTGCTGGGGCTGGCGGCCAAGAATTCGATCCTGCTGGTCGAATTCGCCATCGAGGACGAGCGCGCCGGGCAGCCCCAGCGTGAGGCCATCATGAACGCCTGCCGCGAACGTGCCCGCCCGATCGTGATGACCACCGTGGCCATGGCGGCCGGCATGCTGCCCACGGCTCTGGGCATCGGCGAGGGATCGACGTTCCGCCAGCCCATGGCCATTGCGGTGATCGGCGGGCTGATCAGCTCGACGATGCTGTCGCTGGTGATGGTGCCGGTGGTCTATGAGCTGATCGACAATCTCGAAATGCGTCTGCGCCCGCGTCTGGCAAAATTCATCACGCCGCGGGCGCCCGGTGATGACGATCCGGTCCTGCCGGAGCAGGTCACGCTGGTCAGCCCGACGCCTGATGCCCTTTAG